The DNA segment CTATAGTCAGGGCGATGATTCCCATGGAACCCAAGCCCATGAGGGTATTAATCCCCGCACTGATCCAGAATGAACCATTCCCGCGAAATCCGAGGTACAGATCCTCGAAGGTACGGAACATCCAGTAGTTAGGGAAGATGTAAAACAGGGGATGCCAATCCGCCGAAATGAATATCGTAATCATGGGCACCGTTAAATAGAGAAGCATCACCACCTTGAGAACCGCCACCGCCTGAATCTGATTCTTAGCCAAGCCTCCGACGATCATCGCTATGGCCAATGGCATTGCCGCCGATGAAACCAGAGCCACCAAAAACAGCCCCAGGGGCACTTCAAACCCCGCCATAATCAGATGTCCGGCCAGGGCGACCCCGGCCCCGATAATCAGGGCGAGTCCCCCCCGGGCGGTAAAATACTGCCAGGGCCGCAGGGGAGTAACGGCAAACGCCCGGCTCACCCCCTGCTCCTTCTCATCGATCATCCCGAAGGCAACCGCCAGTCCGCCTATCAACACGGCCATCATAACCAGCATAACCGCTGCGTAGGGTCCCAGCAGAGAGGGCTTGCTCGCCTGGGAAACCTGGTACTCGCCCTCAAATCCCCCCCGACTCACCACATCTATCACGGACTGAAGGATAACCCGGGAGTTGCCGTCCTCGTTTCCCTCCAGGATTATCTGCCAATCTCCATCGTCCTGCCGGATCAAGCCGCCCACGTCATCGGTACCCAGCACCCGCTTTTTCACATCCCGGGCATGGGCGAACTCCTCAATTCGGGCGAACTGAGACAGCTCTTCCGCAAAGCCCTGGGCTTGGGCACGGCCCGGACCATCCTGAGGCACCTCCACTGCCAGGGAGATAACCGCGGTTTCCAAACTTGGCAGGAAGATTTTCACCCCACCGGCCAGGAGGATGGGTGCGATAAGCAGGTAGATAATCAGGCTGTCCCGTATAGAATTGGTGGTATCAAATTTCATGAGTGAGAGTATCTTTTTCATCTCAGCCCCCCTTCAATAGTTTTTTTTGCACCGACCAGGCGGCGAATCCGGCTGCTCCAGCGGTCCAGAGCAATCCCCAGAGCAGGGTCTGGGTTATCAGTTCACCGTCCCCCGAGGGGAACAGGACCTCACGGAGGGCGTATACCAGGTTGTAACTGGGAATCACCTGAATCCACGAGGGATTGAATACCGGGTAGATGTAGCTGAAGAAGGGCAGCATATTCAGGATCAGCAGGGCCAGGCCAGGGAAAAACCAGTGGCTCAGGTTGCGGAACCACGCAGAGAATCCCAGTCCGAAGAGCGTCATAAACATACTTCCATACACAATCAGACCAAGGAGTCCGGGGGCATTAAAATCACCCCCAAACCCGAGGACCACCACACCGAAACCGTATACCAACCCGAGAAGGGTAAACACCAAGGCCTTGGACAGGATATAGGGCCATAATCCTCCCGGAGTGACCCGGTAGGCCCGGATGGTGCCTTCTTGTTTTTCCTGAAAGATAAACACCGCGACCAGGAGGAATCCGAGAATTCCCACCTCAAAGGCGAGGAAAATGGGAACTCCCGAGAGATTCAGGGGTATGGGTTCGCTTTGGGGGCGCAAATAGGTCACCGGGCGATTCAGTCCGGAATTATCCGGTTCAGGGCTGTT comes from the Spirochaeta lutea genome and includes:
- a CDS encoding ABC transporter permease, producing MKTLLTLLKQDLVLAWRNGHILVIGVIMVVMAAMILFLPAELTSGPGEYILDTLPGTPLKTALLDSGARSEAIVDSPEQLEAVLTENPDAIGMVVSGTLENPVVHIELARPVPEKTVNLLKASVDVVVSRLNSPEPDNSGLNRPVTYLRPQSEPIPLNLSGVPIFLAFEVGILGFLLVAVFIFQEKQEGTIRAYRVTPGGLWPYILSKALVFTLLGLVYGFGVVVLGFGGDFNAPGLLGLIVYGSMFMTLFGLGFSAWFRNLSHWFFPGLALLILNMLPFFSYIYPVFNPSWIQVIPSYNLVYALREVLFPSGDGELITQTLLWGLLWTAGAAGFAAWSVQKKLLKGG
- a CDS encoding ABC transporter permease; this translates as MKKILSLMKFDTTNSIRDSLIIYLLIAPILLAGGVKIFLPSLETAVISLAVEVPQDGPGRAQAQGFAEELSQFARIEEFAHARDVKKRVLGTDDVGGLIRQDDGDWQIILEGNEDGNSRVILQSVIDVVSRGGFEGEYQVSQASKPSLLGPYAAVMLVMMAVLIGGLAVAFGMIDEKEQGVSRAFAVTPLRPWQYFTARGGLALIIGAGVALAGHLIMAGFEVPLGLFLVALVSSAAMPLAIAMIVGGLAKNQIQAVAVLKVVMLLYLTVPMITIFISADWHPLFYIFPNYWMFRTFEDLYLGFRGNGSFWISAGINTLMGLGSMGIIALTIGKKLRPR